A window from Aliamphritea hakodatensis encodes these proteins:
- the cbiB gene encoding adenosylcobinamide-phosphate synthase CbiB → MTEGLSIVLAILLALLLDYRFQEPRSYHPLVGFGNLAIWLEQHLNRYRNGSQGDASGKWRGILAWCLAVLPITLVACVLVDLLALNIWFETLIGAAVLYLGIGWQSLLSHGRAIANPLGQGDMAGARRAVSMIVSRDTSELDETAIATAATESVLENGADAIFAAIFWFCLLGVPGVVMYRMSNTLDAMWGYKNRRYLKFGWAAARADDVLNFIPARLTALSYCLAGKTTAGFKAWKRQRGNWKSPNAGLVMSSGAAAIGVKLGGGAVYHGKWQDRPVLGLVENPTPKARDIEAACRLVNKAILCWYLVIAALAMAPSLWLTVRLM, encoded by the coding sequence ATGACTGAAGGACTGAGCATTGTACTGGCCATTTTGCTGGCCCTGTTGCTGGATTACCGTTTCCAGGAGCCGCGCAGTTATCACCCGCTGGTGGGCTTTGGCAATCTGGCGATCTGGCTGGAGCAGCACCTGAACCGTTACCGTAATGGCTCCCAGGGGGATGCTTCCGGCAAATGGCGGGGGATTCTGGCCTGGTGTCTGGCGGTGTTACCAATCACTTTGGTGGCCTGCGTGCTGGTGGACCTTCTGGCGCTGAATATCTGGTTTGAAACCTTAATCGGTGCCGCGGTGCTGTATCTGGGGATTGGCTGGCAAAGCCTGCTGAGCCATGGCCGTGCGATTGCGAATCCGCTGGGGCAGGGCGATATGGCGGGTGCCCGTCGGGCGGTGAGTATGATCGTCAGCCGTGATACCTCGGAGCTGGATGAAACCGCCATTGCTACGGCAGCGACGGAATCCGTGCTGGAAAACGGTGCGGACGCAATCTTTGCCGCCATTTTCTGGTTCTGTCTGTTGGGTGTGCCCGGGGTTGTTATGTACCGCATGAGCAATACGCTGGATGCCATGTGGGGCTATAAAAACCGCCGTTATCTGAAATTCGGCTGGGCAGCAGCCCGGGCGGATGATGTGCTCAACTTTATTCCGGCACGTTTAACTGCCCTGAGCTATTGTCTGGCGGGTAAGACCACCGCAGGATTTAAAGCCTGGAAGCGCCAGCGTGGCAACTGGAAAAGCCCGAATGCCGGGCTGGTGATGTCCAGCGGCGCTGCTGCCATCGGCGTAAAGCTTGGCGGTGGTGCGGTGTATCACGGCAAGTGGCAGGACCGCCCGGTGTTAGGGCTGGTGGAAAACCCGACACCGAAAGCCCGGGATATCGAAGCGGCCTGCCGGTTGGTAAATAAGGCGATTCTTTGCTGGTATCTGGTGATTGCCGCACTGGCAATGGCGCCGTCTCTCTGGCTGACCGTGAGACTGATGTGA